One genomic window of Papaver somniferum cultivar HN1 unplaced genomic scaffold, ASM357369v1 unplaced-scaffold_0, whole genome shotgun sequence includes the following:
- the LOC113325821 gene encoding cytochrome P450 71A1-like, translating to MVNLTETLLNTLNAIIFRCSLGDNFSKEYTERFLGLLQKANSLIELFSLGDFFPWLKWLDYVNGYDAKLRKTAQELDIFFNQIIDDRICMNSQLYNSDDHHGKEEKRNFLDILLHAGKNNLSFTRECMKGIIMDMFVGGVDTSATVLDWAMAELIKNPKLMKKAQEEVRRVAAGNKTNKVGEHVINQMDYLKCIVKETLRMHPPIPTLSRKPSADAKIGGYDLPPNVDVFLNVWTVQRDSKLWDKPEEFRPERFIDNPIDFKGQCFQFIPFGSGRRGCPGISFGIAVVELILANLLYAFDWEFPGGASSEELDMAETYGITTTRRTPLRVVPTPFCATFS from the exons ATGGTTAATCTTACCGAGACATTGTTAAATACGTTAAATGCCATTATATTTAGGTGTTCACTTGGGGATAATTTCAGCAAGGAATATACTGAAAGATTTCTGGGGTTGCTTCAGAAAGCGAACTCATTAATTGAGTTATTCAGTTTGGGAGATTTCTTTCCATGGCTTAAATGGTTGGATTATGTCAATGGATATGATGCAAAGCTGAGAAAAACTGCTCAAGAATtagatattttctttaatcaaattATCGATGATCGTATCTGTATGAATTCGCAACTCTATAATAGCGACGATCATCATGGCAAAGAGGAAAAGAGAAACTTCCTAGATATACTGCTTCATGCCGGAAAGAATAACCTCAGTTTCACCAGAGAGTGCATGAAAGGAATAATTATG GACATGTTTGTCGGTGGAGTTGATACATCTGCAACCGTCTTGGATTGGGCTATGGCGGAGCTTATTAAGAATCCAAAGCTGATGAAGAAAGCACAAGAAGAGGTAAGAAGAGTGGCTGCTGGCAACAAAACTAATAAGGTGGGAGAGCACGTCATTAATCAAATGGACTACTTGAAATGCATTGTTAAAGAGACACTAAGAATGCATCCACCTATACCGACTTTGTCAAGGAAACCCTCGGCCGATGCAAAAATAGGTGGTTATGATCTCCCTCCAAACGTAGATGTTTTCCTCAATGTGTGGACAGTTCAAAGAGACTCCAAATTATGGGATAAACCAGAAGAGTTCCGTCCAGAGAGATTCATAGACAACCCCATCGATTTTAAAGGTCAATGTTTTCAATTTATCCCATTCGGGTCTGGGAGAAGAGGGTGTCCTGGCATATCATTTGGCATTGCAGTGGTGGAACTTATTCTTGCTAATCTCTTGTACGCGTTCGACTGGGAATTTCCTGGTGGTGCTAGCAGTGAGGAACTAGACATGGCTGAAACATATGGTATCACTACTACGAGGAGGACACCTCTACGGGTTGTTCCAACACCGTTCTGTGCAACTTTTTCTTAA